A portion of the Camelus ferus isolate YT-003-E chromosome 16, BCGSAC_Cfer_1.0, whole genome shotgun sequence genome contains these proteins:
- the LOC102523051 gene encoding peptidyl-prolyl cis-trans isomerase FKBP10-like, with product MGGLIPPDATLCFDVVLLDVWDKADTVQVSTMLHPPHCPHMVQDSDFVRYHYNGMLLDGAAFDNSYNRGGTYDTYVGSGCLIKGMDQGLLGMRPGERRASSLHSWPMARKAMGL from the exons ATGG GGGGGCTCATTCCCCCGGATGCCACCCTCTGCTTTGACGTGGTCCTGCTGGATGTGTGGGACAAGGCGGACACCGTGCAGGTGAGCACCATGCTGcacccaccccactgcccccacaTGGTCCAGGACAGTGACTTTGTCCGCTACCATTACAACGGCATGCTGCTGGATGGCGCCGCCTTTGACAACAG CTACAATAGGGGCGGCACTTATGACACCTACGTGGGCTCTGGATGTCTAATTAAGGGCATGGACCAGGGGCTGCTGGGCATGCGTCCAGGAGAAAGAAGAGCATCATCCCTCCATTCCTGGCCTATGGCGCGAAAGGCTATG ggaCTGTGA